GCTTCGGTAACTCGCCCTGTGATTCTTCGGCCCTGGGCATAGGTGATCGTAGCACAACATGCTAGAAGCAGCCCGACAAGTAAAGCTTTTTTCATAATCGATTTTGGTTTAAGTAAAGATTTCCAAGCCCTGTAGGCAGGCTGGAAAGACCTTTGTTATGGAATTGGGATATACATCATTCCGTATTAAAATGATTGATCAGGAAGTAAGACGGTCCTGTTGGTGGAACATGTGGAAATAGAATGTAGGGGGTAATGATTCCCTACTTTCATAAGCGCATATTTATCTCGATTTACTCTTCCTAGCTCTCTTTACATAAGCATCACCTCATGGTGAACATAAGCACTCATTTCTCCAATTAGATTTTGTTTTTTTTAAGGTCCAACACAACAAATTTGACGTTTACTTTTAATCAGTGTGAAATTGGTAATTACTTAGACTTTGGTTTATTATGGGTATTTGGTACGTACTCAAATTACAAAAAAATATTGAAAATAATCAAAACAGGGTCAGAATTTATCCGCAGTTGATTGCGGTCTGAAGCATTCTTATCATGATAAGATGCCGGGTGGGCAAAACCGCTGCCCTTTTTATGGTGAAATACAGTTTCACCAGTATCGTATTATCCATTAAAATCAAAGGATAACCCATTGTGGCGGTTTGGCGTGCAAACTACTTTTGAGCGGCAGGCTACGCCTGTACAGCCCGGGAAAGCTGAAGGCCCCGTCCGCAATCCTTCGGGGAAGATGCCCGGTTGTGGCGGGCGGGCATGCGGATTACAGCAATATTAGTGAAATTACGTTCTGGAAAAGGTAATAAACGACCGGAAAATTACACCAGAACCTGCGATTTTGCATGCAGAAAAAGACAGACGAACACTAAAAAATCAGATTGATCAGTGAAACCATTCAAGCTTAGTTTATTGACAGCGCTCGTTTTCAGTTTTATGAACGGGCATGCGCAGCAAAAAGGGACGGCACGGCCGCTGCCGGCGCTGCAGCAGGAATTTGTGGACCTTGCCTTCGGCATGTTCATCCACTATAACATCCCGACGTATATGGAAGACGATTGGGCGGACCCGGATGCATTGCCGGCCATCTTCAATCCCCGTAAACTGAATACGGACCAGTGGGCGCAGGCGGCCAGATCGGCCAATATGACCTACGGCTGCCTGACAACGAAACATCACAGCGGCTTTGCGATATGGGATACCAAAACTACGCCTTACAATGTGATGAACAGCCCGTTGAAACGCGATGTGGTGAAAGAATACGCCGCCTCCTTCCGCAAGCAGGGCCTCAAGGTCATGCTCTATTATTCTATCCTGGACACCCACCACAAATTGCGCCCGGGGCAGATCACACCGGAGCATATCCGTATGATCAAGGAACAGCTGACGGAGCTGCTCACCAATTACGGGGAGATATCCGCGCTCATCATTGACGGATGGGATGCACCATGGTCCCGCATCTCATACGATGACGTGCCTTTTGAGGAGATCTACCGCCTGATCAAGTCCATCCAGCCCAATTGCCTGGTGATGGACCTGAATGCGGCGAAATATCCGGCAGAAGCTTTGTTTTATACCGATATCAAATCCTATGAACAGGGCGCCGGTCAGCATATTTCAAAAGAAAGCAACCGCTTGCCCGCATTGTCCTGCCTGCCGATCAACCAGAACTGGTTCTGGAAACCGTCTTTCCCCACTACCGATGTGAAGAAAGCTGCGCAGCTGGTCAATGATAACCTGGTGCCGTTCAACCAGGCCTACTGCAATTTTATACTCAATGTAGCGCCGAACCGTGACGGGCTGATAGACGATAATGCCGTGGCAGAACTGAAAGAGATCGGAAAGCTGTACAAGCGGCCGGCCGCATTGCCGAAACTGCCTGTATTTGATGCGCCCGTGATCTCTTCCAACCTGGCAAAAGGCGCCGCCGCCAATTCCAGCTGGAGCAATGATATGGCATTGATGGATTTTGCCAACGACGATGATTTCAGCACCAACTGGCATTCCCACCGCGATATAAAGGAACCCTGGCTGGAAATAGACCTGAGAAAAGAAACCGGCTTCAATACGATCGTGATCACGGAGAACAGGGCCAACGTTTCCGGCTACACGCTGGAATACCGTGTAAACAATAAGTGGTATCCGCTGGTGGATGGAGACAACCGTTCCCGCATCAAAGTGCATCGTTTCGACCGGGTGTGGGGCGACAGGGTACGGATTAAATTCAAATCATTCCGGAGACCTCCGGCCATTGCCGAAGTAGGGGTGTATAACGAGAGGCGTTAGCCCTGTTTCTTCCGCAGCAGCCGGTATTGTTCCGGTGACATGTCCATCAGCTTTTTGAACAGGCGGGAGAAATAATAAGGGTCATCATACCCGATGGCCATGGCAACGTCCTTGACCTTGATAGATGCATCGTAAAGCAACTGGCAGGCCTTCTGTATTTTCAATTGTATGAAATAATCGATAGGAGACATGCCGGTTGCTTTCCGGAATAAATTGGAAAAGTGGGAATGGGACAGCTGGTGCCGCATGGCCAGGTCTTCCACCGTCAGCTTTTCACCCAGCCTGCTGCGCATGAACAGGATGGATTCCGTAACCAGGTCCTGCGCCGCGTTGCCCGCCTGCTCCGTATGTTTGTCGGGATACAGGAAGGTGGCCAGAAAATAGTGCAGGCAGAGGTTGGCATTCATCAGATTGTCCTTGCTGTAGCCCATTTCAAGACTCTGGTAAATGTTTTCCCATATCTGTATTGACTTTTCATTGAAGGCGATATTTTGGGGCCCGTCCTTTTCCGTTATCCTGAGCATATTGTTGAAAGCCGCCATATCCTCCCCGCTGAAGTGCACCCAGTAGATCGTCCAGGGATCTTTATCATCCGCACCGTAGCGCATATATTGCGTTGTAGCCGGTATGTGGATGAATTGGTTCGGCCCTACATGATACTGTTTATCCCCGATGATATACCAGCCTTTTCCCCGCAGGCAGTAAATGAGAATATTGTCCACACAGCCCTTCTTCCTTTCCCGGTAATGATAAGCAGCTTTCGGGAAGTAGCCGATATGGGTAATATAGATATGATGATACTGGGGGATGCTCCTGTACACCGTATTGGGCAGGCTGATCAGCTTTTGCCCTTCAAAACCATCTCTTCTTTTTTGTAAAGGCGTAGTCATTAAAAAACGATATTATAATCCGGTTGGTTGTTCACGTTGCAGGTGTTTATTTACCGTAAAACCGTTGCTGGTAAAAGGAAGTGGTTAAAAATAGCAAAAAAGCTGAAGATCGCAAGGCCGATGAGAAGGAAAGCGAATAATTTAGCCTTTGGCCTGGGGCGAAGAAGCGATGTCATCGCAGATGCCTGCGTATTTTTGCTGTCTGACAAAGCGCGTTTCATTACCGGGCATATCCTGCCGGTGAGCGGCGGGACGGAGCTGGGTACAGGAAGGTGATGCAGCATTGAGCGGAGTTTTGTATTTTGATGAGGTCATGATCCGCCAATACGAACACTTCAATAAAAATAAAGCAGATGTAAGCGTGCTTTATGCAGATGCTTCCCTGCACCTGGCGCAATGCAGCTATCAGCGCCCTTCTGAAGATGAATTCTTTATGCCCTGCGCCGCCATTACCTATGTGCTTCAGGGGCAAAAGGTCGTTTTCCTTAATGGGATAAAACACGAAATGAAAGAAGGCGATGCATTGTTCATTCCCGGGAATTCCATTCTTTACTCCGATATATCTGTCAGACAAAAGCCTTTCGTTAGCCTCAACGCGCTGATCCGGGATGATGCGCTGCTTGGGGATCATACACTGCGGTGGGCATTGACGATGAAAGCGCAGCCTCCGGTACAGGAAATTCAGCAGCTTTCTCCTGCTTCTGACCCCGATATATTGGGCTGGATGGCCTGTCGCATTACCGATAACCTGCAGCTGCATCATTATGCCCGGTCCGCCAACATGAGCCTGAGCGCTTTCAAACGGTGGTTCAGGAATAACATGGGCGGCAGCCCGGCCCAATGGGTGATCGAAAAAAGACTGGAGCGGGCCAGGTATCTTCTGCTGCATAAGCAACGGAGCGTTACAGTTGCCTCTTTTGAAAGCGGTTTTCACGATGTTTCTTACTTCATCCGCAAATACCGGCAGCACTATGGTCATACGCCGGGTTGTGAAAAATGAGCTTTTTGTCCTATTGCCGAACCCCGCCGCACTGTATTTTTACAAAAAAAACATGATCACACGAGAACAGGCTTTGCAATTCGCTGACGAATGGGTCAGCGCATGGAATGACCATGACCTTGAAGCGGTATTGACCCATTATACGGATGATTTCGAGATGAGCAGTCCCGTTATGCTCCAGATGGGACTGGGTATCAACGGTACCCTGAAAGGGAAGGACAAAGTCAGGGATTACTGGCAGCAGGCCATGAAAAAGTACCCGGACCTGCATTTTGGGCTGATAGAGGTACTATCCTGCATCGATACCGTTGTCATTTACTATACCAGCATTGCCGGCAAGAAAGCGGCCGAACTGTTCTTTTTCAATGAGGAAGGGAAGGTGTACCGGGCGATGGGGCACTATAACTGACATCCCGCGCCATGAAGATCGGGAAAGAGACGCGCCGCT
This genomic stretch from Chitinophaga sp. XS-30 harbors:
- a CDS encoding alpha-L-fucosidase codes for the protein MKPFKLSLLTALVFSFMNGHAQQKGTARPLPALQQEFVDLAFGMFIHYNIPTYMEDDWADPDALPAIFNPRKLNTDQWAQAARSANMTYGCLTTKHHSGFAIWDTKTTPYNVMNSPLKRDVVKEYAASFRKQGLKVMLYYSILDTHHKLRPGQITPEHIRMIKEQLTELLTNYGEISALIIDGWDAPWSRISYDDVPFEEIYRLIKSIQPNCLVMDLNAAKYPAEALFYTDIKSYEQGAGQHISKESNRLPALSCLPINQNWFWKPSFPTTDVKKAAQLVNDNLVPFNQAYCNFILNVAPNRDGLIDDNAVAELKEIGKLYKRPAALPKLPVFDAPVISSNLAKGAAANSSWSNDMALMDFANDDDFSTNWHSHRDIKEPWLEIDLRKETGFNTIVITENRANVSGYTLEYRVNNKWYPLVDGDNRSRIKVHRFDRVWGDRVRIKFKSFRRPPAIAEVGVYNERR
- a CDS encoding AraC family transcriptional regulator; the protein is MTTPLQKRRDGFEGQKLISLPNTVYRSIPQYHHIYITHIGYFPKAAYHYRERKKGCVDNILIYCLRGKGWYIIGDKQYHVGPNQFIHIPATTQYMRYGADDKDPWTIYWVHFSGEDMAAFNNMLRITEKDGPQNIAFNEKSIQIWENIYQSLEMGYSKDNLMNANLCLHYFLATFLYPDKHTEQAGNAAQDLVTESILFMRSRLGEKLTVEDLAMRHQLSHSHFSNLFRKATGMSPIDYFIQLKIQKACQLLYDASIKVKDVAMAIGYDDPYYFSRLFKKLMDMSPEQYRLLRKKQG
- a CDS encoding SDR family oxidoreductase, which encodes MRRKANNLAFGLGRRSDVIADACVFLLSDKARFITGHILPVSGGTELGTGR
- a CDS encoding AraC family transcriptional regulator yields the protein MIRQYEHFNKNKADVSVLYADASLHLAQCSYQRPSEDEFFMPCAAITYVLQGQKVVFLNGIKHEMKEGDALFIPGNSILYSDISVRQKPFVSLNALIRDDALLGDHTLRWALTMKAQPPVQEIQQLSPASDPDILGWMACRITDNLQLHHYARSANMSLSAFKRWFRNNMGGSPAQWVIEKRLERARYLLLHKQRSVTVASFESGFHDVSYFIRKYRQHYGHTPGCEK
- a CDS encoding nuclear transport factor 2 family protein — protein: MITREQALQFADEWVSAWNDHDLEAVLTHYTDDFEMSSPVMLQMGLGINGTLKGKDKVRDYWQQAMKKYPDLHFGLIEVLSCIDTVVIYYTSIAGKKAAELFFFNEEGKVYRAMGHYN